The following coding sequences lie in one Pseudomonas sp. B33.4 genomic window:
- a CDS encoding TolC family outer membrane protein, with product MFGCMNKLSMLGAAMMLLASHSAVAAMGPFEIYEQALRNDPVFLGAIKERDAGLENRAIGRAGLLPRIGYTYNKGRNSSKATSLDERARNRTDDRNYSSYGSALTLQQPLLDYEAYAAYRKGVAQSLFADENFRGKSQELLVRVLDNYTKALFAQDQIDIAQAKKKAYEQQFQQNEHMFKQGEGTRTDILEAESRYELATAEEIEARNEQDAALRELGALVGTPAVDIGDLAPLDQNFQTFALMPANYDTWHEMAVSNNPNLASQRQAVEVARYEVERNRAGHLPKVSAYASMRQNESESGNTYNQRYETNTIGFEVSVPLYAGGGVSASTRQASRTMEQAEYELDGKTRETLIELRRQFSACLSGVSKLRAYQKALTSAEALVVSTKQSILGGERTNLDALNAEQQLFTTRRDLAQARYDYLMAWTKLHYYAGTLNEQDLARVDEAFVVAQQPSP from the coding sequence AGATCTACGAACAGGCGTTGCGCAATGACCCGGTGTTCCTGGGGGCGATCAAGGAGCGTGATGCGGGCCTGGAAAACCGCGCCATTGGCCGCGCCGGCCTGCTGCCACGCATCGGCTACACCTACAACAAGGGCCGCAACTCGTCGAAAGCCACGTCGCTCGATGAGCGCGCGCGTAACCGTACCGATGATCGCAACTACAGCAGTTACGGCTCGGCGCTGACCCTGCAACAACCGCTGCTCGACTACGAGGCTTATGCCGCGTATCGCAAAGGTGTCGCGCAGTCGTTGTTTGCCGATGAAAATTTTCGCGGCAAGAGTCAGGAACTGCTGGTTCGCGTGCTGGATAACTACACCAAAGCGCTGTTCGCACAGGATCAGATCGACATCGCTCAGGCGAAGAAGAAGGCCTACGAGCAGCAGTTCCAGCAGAACGAGCACATGTTCAAGCAGGGCGAGGGCACCCGCACCGATATTCTTGAGGCCGAGTCGCGCTATGAACTGGCGACCGCCGAGGAGATCGAGGCGCGCAACGAACAGGATGCTGCGCTGCGCGAGCTGGGTGCGCTGGTGGGCACGCCGGCGGTGGATATCGGCGATCTGGCACCGCTGGATCAAAACTTCCAGACCTTCGCCCTGATGCCGGCCAATTACGATACCTGGCACGAGATGGCGGTGAGCAATAACCCGAACCTGGCCTCGCAGCGTCAGGCCGTGGAAGTCGCGCGGTATGAAGTTGAGCGCAATCGCGCCGGGCACCTGCCGAAAGTCAGCGCGTATGCCTCGATGCGCCAGAACGAGTCGGAAAGCGGCAACACCTACAACCAGCGTTACGAAACCAACACCATCGGTTTTGAGGTCAGTGTGCCGTTGTATGCCGGTGGTGGTGTTTCGGCGTCGACGCGTCAGGCCAGCCGCACCATGGAGCAGGCCGAATACGAGCTTGATGGCAAGACGCGCGAGACGCTGATCGAACTGCGCCGGCAGTTCAGTGCTTGCCTGTCCGGCGTGAGCAAATTACGCGCTTATCAGAAAGCGCTGACTTCGGCGGAAGCGCTGGTGGTGTCGACCAAGCAGAGCATTCTCGGTGGTGAGCGGACCAACCTCGACGCGTTGAACGCCGAGCAGCAACTGTTCACCACCCGCCGCGATCTGGCGCAGGCGCGGTACGACTATTTGATGGCCTGGACCAAGTTGCATTACTACGCCGGGACGTTGAACGAGCAGGATCTGGCGCGGGTGGATGAGGCTTTTGTGGTCGCTCAACAGCCCTCACCCTAA